GTCAGTCCTTCGCTCAGCGGAAGGTTacaattcttcgttttttcgcTAAGTTGCCTTTCAGTTTTGAGACACACTTCACGCTTGATTCCGCTGTTCGATAGTTTCGAccggaaaatgcaaaacaggcTTGCAGTGTTTCGCAACGGAAGGGAAATGACTTCGGAACCTGCTGTTTGGGGGGGCACACAGACGCACGTAATTACGCAGGCAACACCGAGTGGCTCGAACACCGAACGGCTGGGAACTGGAAAGGTCAACACAGTACCATCAGGTGCCATGCAGACCTGCACCTCTCGCTAATTTGTTCTTTCTGAGTAGAGTTCGCGAGATACCCGATCTAGCTCTGGCCAAGACTGTCGCGACACCAGTTTTTCCACTTCCTTTCGTCACCCGATACGGACGCGGTGCCGAACCGGAGGAAGTGGCAGGGTTTTAGGAAAATTGGGCTTCACGGTTGCACCTGGTTCTTACCTCCCGACGGCACATTCGCGCCgtgcttttggtttttaacTTTTTGTTGCTAATTTATTTTGTGTCGTGCTGCGTAAACAaaaccttcctcttcttcttcttcaatcaGGATTTACCGCAGTACGGCTACTAAATCCAGCTTCCAGCTCTTCTATCTTGCGAACCGGCTACTTAAACCACATGTCCTAAATTTCTGCGTTTTTCTATAACTATTTCGGGGCTTTTCTGCTATTTCTACTGTTGTTtcctttaattttaattttcttcaattatttttcttgatattattttgcttttgtttgacgtttgacgttttAATTGTGCAGGTGGCGTCAAAGCAGTTTTAGGATCGCCAtattggattttatttttgatagTCAATGGATCCTGtcaaacccaaaaccaacaTGGCTGCGTGAAAAGTGCCATCTGTCACGCCAACTCGGATTTCCGCCAAAATAACGCCGTGCTGCTGGAGCGTCTTTGCAGAAATATCTGCATTTCCATAAAGTTTTTTAGTGGCGGACCCAAGAATATTGTAGAAAGTGTCGCCCTCTCGCCGTACAGCACTTCGGAAGCAACATAAGCCCTGCGATGGAAGGAGAATCTTCTCATAACGAgagcgcgtcgtcgtcgggcaaGGAGAAGTTGAGTGAATCACAACGTAAAATCCAAAACTTCTGGCCAAACATTATGCTTGAGATGCAGCAGCTACGGAATGTGGAACCAGGTaatcagctgctgccgctggcccGCATCAAGAAAGTCATGAAGCTTGACGAAGACGTGAAGATGATCTCGTCCGACGCGCCGCTGTTGTTTGCCAAGGCAATCGAAATCTTCATCCACGAGCTGACGCTGCGCGCTTGGCTACACACCGAACACAATAAGCGCCGGACGCTGCAGCGGAGCGACATCGCGATGGCCATCACCAAGTACGACCAGTTTGATTTTCTGATAGATATTGTACCGCGCGAAGAGATCAAGTTGACGAAGCGTAGTTATGACGTGCGCGTGAGCCCCAGCGGTGGCATCGAGAACGTGCAGTACTTCCTTCAGCTTCCCCAACACCAGGAGCACCAGCCTGAACAGGACCAAGAGCAGAACCAGGAGGCAACCCAAgagcaatcgcagcagcaggtggtcaCAGCAACACCGGTGAAGGCCGTGGCAATGACAGTGATGGGCTCAAATTCTGTCACGACCACAGCGACTGCCCCAAAAACGATCACCACGGCAACCGCATCAGCTGCCGCAATCACAGCAAACTCATCGATCGTGCAGCTCAAGCAGACGAATCTCcagcaaacatcaaagcagcaaaaacctTTGCAGGTATGTTATATTCTTTTCGCTCCAGGCTAATGCCAACGAAACGTACCCAATATCGCTAAATATGATCGTTTTGTTTAGGGCTTGCAGGCAATCAGTTTCCTGAACACGAGTGCAATGGCtggtagcagtggcagcagcagtagcagcaccaccagctcggCAGCCACCATACCAACTATTAATCAGCCGCTGCAGCTAGTTCAACATTTCATTACGCCCTCGGGTGAAATCACGCAGATACCCATAACAATTCCACAGAACCAGTTGAATTTTATTCGGACGGCAGTGCCCATGGCAGGTGCGACGGGTGCAGCAGGTACCGCGAGCGTACAACCGATATTCCTTCCAGCAGCCACCGCTCTTCAAACACCTACCTTCATACATGCACCACCAGGCTGCATGTACTTCAGTGCGAGTCAACTGCAAcaattgcagcaacaacaacagcagcagcaacagcaacagcaacagccacagccacaacaacagcaacaacagcactgCCGGCCAACGTGAAGGACCACAATATGCACGCATTCCGGCTAATCATAATTCATGATGGACTTGCCCGCTCGGAGGTGATCCTGTTCATCGAGAACACCGGTCGGCTGAAGGGGCCCCCTAGAACGGGCCACACGCCATCGGGGAGATACACATCCGCACCGAAAACAGCACGTCCGGAGTACTGGGCTGTATCACGAAGCAAGCCGTCAGGAGCTGCACGCATCTGAAGATGTTCGAGTACTACGAGATCGTAGTCGCCAATGACGTCGCGTCGAGTTTGTGTTCTTCCGGAACAGCCCAACGGTCGACGCAGCACCTTCTGCTGCCCTGGGTTCGATGTGCCCTTACACTCAAGTGTCTGCACCCAATAAGTATGAGTGCCGGCTGGTTGGCGTGCTACTTGCTAGCTGCTTAACAACTGTTTGTGTTTCAAATTCATACAGCACATGGCAGCCAGCAGAATGGAAATTAACTAACCGCAAATGATGCAATTCGCGGTGGAGATCATAAAACTCTTCGCGATCTGCTGTGTTGACGACATAATGACCATAAGTACGACCTGCGTGTTTTAGCTCATGTACcgtgatttttaattttacattagtttgatttatttaatattttaaattaaaatgcaataaataaaccatatttatttcaatttttaaatttgGGTGTTATACATATATCTGCACAGAATATCACAAGTACATCAAGCGCGCACGTGACTTCTCCTGCGTTCTCTGTTTATGCGGGCTGCTTCATGACTAggaggttggtttttttttcaaatattcccGTTATATTTGTAGTTCTAGCGCTCGTTTTGCCGCTAGTGGTAAATTTACGCAGtaaagtattgtttttttttggtttgacCCTGGACCCTAACGTAGTTacctgtttttctttttgccagCAGACGTGGACAAATTCTTACtaccaaaatgcaaaaagtgaGCAACAGCGAATCAGTGGACGAGAAAAACTGGGGAGAGGTATTGAAAGCCTGTTCAACCTCTTCAACGATATCAGCTACTGCGACCTGGTACTACAGTTTAGCGACGAATAGCTGTTGCCAGTGCACCGATTGGTGTTACCTGCCTGCACAAACTACTTCAAACACCTTGCAAACGCTTGCAAGATGCACGGGAATGTCTTATCATACCCTGCGACCTGTTCCGAATATTAATTTTAAGCACACCGGTAGGCTCCAGTTCCAGCATACAATGTACTAGCGGCTGCTGAAAATGGCGAAGGTTCAGAAAATGACTTTGCTGGCGAGGCACTTTGAGAGCATTTCGGAGCAGTCGGCATCGCGCAATCCTTTTTGCGCTACGAATCGGAATGCCGGTGGCTCATGCAGCGTTCACTGACCACGTGACTTATGTCCACGTGACACGTGACTTTCTTATGTCCTAATGGTGATACAGATGGTGGAAGttacaattttcaaaaaaaaaaaatacaaaattaggAAACAAGGTGTTACAGCTAATGCGGCATTAATTACTGCCTTGCTAAGTGTTCCCTTCCTGAGGCCTCCTGGATCAACGGGTGTGCAAAGGTGGCTAATATTATCGCTGTCGTTCGATTTCTTCCATCCCCATTCCTCGTTGGTTGGCTTCTTGTTTGCTGGTTTcagttttgattttgattacAGTTGATTTGCTTCGTAGCTTCATGAGGACGATGAATGCTAGCACAAATATGCCAAAAGTGGTGAATGATAAATCTCTCCATAGAGACCAAATTGCTGTCGTTactatttctttttatttgttgcAGTTTCTTATGATTTTCAGAATGTTTTTCGagaattttgaagaaaagttGGGTGTTCAGGTTGACTTTGGTGATCATGGTATTGCTGATGGGCATGAACACGGGTTGTTGCGGAGATTTCACAGACTACAGACAACACACTAATACACTATGTAGACTCGCGTTTATGAAAAGTTTTTATGAAGAAAAGTATTAAAAATgtgtataaaaaaaacctaaaaaaataaataatttaatatcCCTCTAAAGCAGTGGTCAAAGAAGTTGAAGAGGTTTTTCAGCTTCTGTAGAAATAACTCGGCTCAGTTTTCCATCTGAGTTCTCTGAGTAGGCCTCGTAGCACTTCATTTTATCGTGGAAATATGGTCCTTCTCTgctgcgaaaaagaaaaaatcaaaagtaATTCCGGGAGGATCCAGGGCCAAGCGCCAACACTGTGGTTACTTGACTGATGATACTTAGTTTGCGGTGACAATATTTCGAGaggaaagcaataaattaaCAATACAGTAACAGGAAAACCAACCAATAATAACactaaatttattttatttctcaaCTATTAATAATGAATTAAACTACTTTGGTTTTTCACTTCCATTCTCGCATTTATTAGACAAATTATGGGCATGAGTTAACACAATTCGATCGCTTTTCGTGAAATGTTTTTAGCGGAACTGATTCGCTGATGATCCTTTTCGTCGCGCAATTTTCTCACTCTATTTCTTGCTGCCATTCTTGTGAAATAGTCATACAAATGATATTCCATTGTTGAAACTTTTTTAATCGGGCAACCAAATCCTTGTCGATAAAATGTCTAATTTTTCACTAATCAAGCAAAGATTGTCTCGCCTCGCTTCAAACAAATGATTAATGAGACCAGTGATGTTCGCATTATTTGCTGATGCAAACTAAAAGAAAACGTGTTCCTTTCCACTTCATGCGCCAACGCAGTGACCACAAAACGAGATTGATCAATTGGTTGTCCGCTCGATCATACCAATAGTAAATCCTATTACATACACATTTAcctcgacgacggcgacgatttcatttgttttattgattttctagGCTTTCGTGTCCTCAACCGCTAATCTCTGCACGCTGTGAGTCTACTCTTGTTCTGCATTCTCTTCGACTATACATGTTCTTCGAGCCGTTGTATCGATGCTTCATTTAATCTTGCTTACTGCCACTTGCTGCTCACACAGTGGTTACAGACACACGTTTACATAAATGTATATATCTATATGTATATATAATGTGTATATAGTGATGTGTATAAGCAGGttgattcttctttttttgttttttttggtttttaattaaGTTTTGCGCCATGGCATTGCTCGGTTTGGTTTATTCGGCGGATactggatgttttttttgtttgtttagttcAGTGTTATGTACAGCACGGAAATGGGGAGACCAGATTTGTTACGTTCCATCATTGTGGGTTGACTGGGTTTTAGCACTTCTCCTTCCATAAACCTCGTATGCTCATTGCCTTCATCTTTCATCTACTTGTTATACGCtgtgttctgttttttgtcTCTTGTTACTGCTGCACATAATTTACTTCTTCTGGCTAGCTAGTCTAGATATACAACATATTCTATAGAcaactgttttcttttcttttgacTGCATTATACTTCAATCTGTGTTTTGTGATTCTGTGATGTGGATGAGGATTACAAAAATCTGCTACACCAACCGCATCTCGCCCGCATCTCGGTGTTGAAAGTTTATTCCAGTTTTAAAAATGTCGAATAGATTTATACTATTTGCTGTATATCGTTTGCAGCAGTGCCGCATCACAACAGGAAAGCATTTTCGGTGACTTTATTCGGTGATGGATATATTTGCATCGATCGAGATTCGTGATGTATGTACAATATGATGCAGCTAAAAGCACATGAAACTGGGACTACAGCCCGTGCCGCTTGACACCGTTTGCTTGCTTAAAAACGACTGTTTGGTGGATGTAAACGAAATTGATTGACAAAATCATACTTCTACTCAAGCACCTAACAATACAAACGGATGGAatgtaaaaaaattaaatcgaaCAAAACGTATCGCAGTAAGCGTTTGGCAGAATTCTAACACATTCATCGCTATGTTTCTTTCGAACATCCACTCAACTACGTTGTTACCACCGTTGTTAACTGACGCATCTGGTTAAAAACGGTATCTCAATGAAAGTGATGCTATTAAATCATTATGCCAAGGTTTGTGTTATCTATTTCCatggttgtgttgtttgttcttgttttAAGTCTGCGTGTTGCGTATGCTCTACTATTTTCGATTGGTTTCTTAGGTAAAGCACTTTTGTTGGTTCATACATTTTATAAAGCGCATCGAAGCGCCCCCTAGcgttcccttccttccctagCAATgcagagagataaagagagagagaggcaataATAAATCATGTACGCTGCTGTATGAAACAGTGATGGGCAATGTTGAAGATCTGCTGATCTCATGTTGTTTGCATTCCATTGATAAGCCTTTTTGATAGATCCCTGTACTTTCGTCGTCCCATATTCAGTAGTGGTGACACATCCAAAAGCACTGTACGATCACTCAAAATTCGTTTAGTTAaattaaaccaaaacaaaaaactcgaaactcGTCAAAACTTCAACACCAAGGCTCATGATGCCTCTCTTGTATGATATGCACAATAAATTGCTTAATTGTCTGGTCAGtggctttcctttttttttgtttttggcccACCAAATGGGGTAGCATCATgaggtggcgcgcgcgcgtgtatgttaACGGCTAATGCTCGATGACAACGAAATGTTTCACTGTTGGTTTACTCACTAAGAAATGGTATCGATCGTTAGTGAAATGTACGAagcagttttgttttgcagttttccgttttttccccatttctctGCGCACCCAGCAAAGGATCGAATTGACTGAATTCCGTGGTGTTTgcgctcccttttttttatcactccACTTTTCCACTCCGCCTGTCGCTCTATTTACACGCATCCCTCCACTATCAGCATCtgcgtttgttttgtcccCGTAcccgccacaccaccaccaccaccacctagccAGATACTGTCGTCCGTATCTTAAACGGACTTCCGCAGCCAGCGGGATTTATTTGATTACGCAAACTTTGCTCCATCGTCGCTGGGCGAGGCTTAATGTGTGTGGTAATGCGAGCGCGGGGAGCAAATATTTAAAAGATGAGACTCGTCCCATTAAGTCCGGCAAACGATTCGTTTATCAAGACGGTCCCTGGTGATCTGACGGGACTCTTACGTTGGTTACAGAAAGGGTAACATTTCGCACGTGTATtccggaaagcaaaaaaactaTCTCTTGAAAGCAGTATTTGAAGTTATTAAAGATATGTAAAAAAATAACTAAAAACATAATTAGACACAGGACCGTAATGTAAATAATTATCTATCGAAGCTAGTAATATAGATAACGCTGTGTGGACATCCTTTGCTCGTTTTGTCGATGTTTGCCGATTCACTAATTGGCTAATAAAGCTTCTTTCCAACTTACAATCACGAACCCAACATCAGCCGCTCGCCACCGAGCAAGCCATGGAGGCCATAGAAGTAGTTCGTCTAAGCGCAGCAGTACGGGTACgtagttttaattaaacgttCGAACAGGTAGAACAGGCTAAAGGTTTTTTAAAGAATGAAGTGTGTCTAGCGTAACAAAAACAAGCCGTATAAACACCGTTCGAAGCGAGTTGGATCCCGGCATTGAAGCGTTGGCCATAAATCATCCAATGTGCCTAAAACCTGGCCTACTAGCTGTCCAGGTGCAGAGAAAAGAAGGATACGGATAACACCGCTTGCATGTCGGCATGAGCTAGAATGATCTAGAGCTCTGTGAAATACCCCCCGTAATAATGGCGTCCATACGTGCGTATAAATTTTCCCTAATTTATAGCTTTCATTCCTTTTAAGCGTCAAGCAAAGAAGGGAGGCGGGGTGGGGTTTGTGTTCTtggaaaataatggaaaatcgaatcaaGTTAGTTCGTTATTGAGTGGGTTCCAGGAGGTTCCTGTTAatcgaaaagagaaaaaatcgaTCAGAAGGCGTACCACAGGGTAGGGCTTCGTATATAAAGTCATTGCCTATGTATCATCAAACTTCTGTTCCAACTTTCTGTTAGGAAAGATAGTTCCGGCATCTGCCTCTCTTTTGCCGTCCATTTACGACGAAGCAAGCAGCTGGCAAGTTATTTCAAGTCATATACTTTCAAACAACTACTTTGCAACAAATGTGTAAGCGAGGGTTTCCTATCCCAATCCAAGTTTCAATTCCAATCACTAGAAACTGTTAATCACCCTCAATGGAATCACAATAATCTCGCTGAATAAAATTGCAGTACACGGGCGACCTGGCACCTCCATCTAGCAGATGGTGTTTAAAAACTAAAACGCTCACTTATGGAAATTATAATGCTGGAGGcgtaaaaatattgaaaaagttATGATTACATTAACTGAAGGTTAGCTTAGCCgccctcggtgctcggtgaggTGCGCCTGGGCGTTGATTTACTAGTTTCCTCACTTTTCCAGGAAGCAAAGGACACAAGGACGTCGCGCGGATGTCTAGTTTGCGCCATTCTGTATGGCCCTACttggggtgtgtgtatgtattctTTTCCTTTATCCTTCGCTTTATGTGGTATTTACTTCCAGTGAAGTCCAACGGGAACCAGTTGTAGCGTCCCATTCCATTATGTTGTTCGATAAGGTTGTCGATTTTCGATTGATGAATTATTTCTAGCGATGACAGCTGTCACTCTGGTACGACGCATCGGAGTCCCACAATCACGATTGTTGAAGGAATCGTAGTTCTTTTccaggaaaaaggaagaaaaatgattttatgtGTATGGGAAAGGGCATGAAATCATTTCAAGCAGATACGATAGCAGAATGAAATGACTCATCTCACattgcaccaaaaaaaaaaaacgttcatCGTGACCTATGAATACAACGTGCAACGTTGTCTTGTCTGGTAGTTGATCTCTTGCACCACTGGGCAGccggtttcgatttttttaaactgttaattaaaattgacgCTACCAGGGCGTGTTAACTGGCTGttcaattgattgattttcaattattttgaTCGTGTCCCCTTATGATCGTGTGATGCAGGGGTGTTGATGCAGTAGAAGAGAGCGGTTCTCCTCTTATCAGCCTCAAACTTCCTATGCTCCATTGCGTTCACGCTCTGCGCTGTATATataaaaaccatcatcatcatcaaccctcCGCTATCTCCTTTCGCTACCATTTTacatccgcatccgcaacTACATACAAGCCATTTCACATCCAGCACGATCGCTCATACTTTCATACATTCGTTCCGACCCAGTCTACTGCTGCAGTTGTCCGCTGTGCAGCTTACATTTACTTTCTCCACTCTTCGTTCATTATTCTCTACCTTTCTCTTACCTGCTAAGGGGGGGGCCACTAGCCGTCGCCGTTAGCTTTAAACACAAATATGGTTTTTTCAGCAGcatttttctccgttttccaTAATAAATAGGGCTGGGCTTTTTAATCACTATACACAGAGACACTATCTTCTCGCACTCGCGTCTAATCtgctcccttttttgcgtGCTTTGCTGATTGACCTTTTACAGTTCGAAATggttgcgtttgtttttttttttgagtttgttttcgtttgctttttcttactattttgtgtttgctgcatcggtgttctgttctgtcttcttttttgtttgtttgttgtttttgcttcgttactttttactttttactttttacttttactaTACTATAttcgaccccccccccctccaccccttcgAACATCGTTTGCATTTGGTGCATTACCTTTCTCTCCATACCATGCCGTTTCTACCTGCCATGGCAAAGCCGGAGCGACACGTGGTGGTAGTTGGGCAAACCACTGATCGGATTTCGTTGCatgcgccaccgccgccagccgTTCGCTACGTGTAACCGCAAGCAGCATGGATAACTGGACACTACCGTCCACTAGGAGGGTCGCCCGACTGGCCATTGCAGAATCCTACAGCATCTACCTTCATGGAGCACCCGGTTCGACGTTGTGTGCGGTTCCGAGTATCGTCGCATCGAAGTTCAGCCGCAGCTCACCGGCCAGTATCAGCTCCGAGATGCAGCCCATAATGCCGGACCGGTATCGCTGGCGAGTGTAGTGCGCCGTGGCTGGCAGTCCACCTGGCGAATGGATAtattaaatattcaaattagtTAATTTCGATTCGCCTGCGAATCCCGCCGCCAATCGGGTCGAGAAAGCGGCGCGCGAAAAGTTGCCTAGCAACCAAACCAGCATCCGACGGTACTTTCGATTTgcaatttttgggaaaatcgaGGACTCCGGGGTTGCCGGGGTTACAAAATCGCTCGCGATGCTCATTGCATGTGGTGTCtccgtttttcctcctccgCTCCAGCGTGCAGATAGTTGGAGATTGTGATTTCCGGAGCAGATGTTACGCAGTGCTCGGCAGCTGCTTGCGATTTTATGTAAATCCAAACATGGCCATAACACGCCATCGGGATGTGCGGCATTGAATTTTTGCTAACCGTATCGATACCGAGTTCGGCTAGTAAATTTGTGGAATGGTGCCAAAAGTCAACCAGATATAACCTCCCATCCTCACTGCACAGTCGCAACGATTCCTACCgagaatgaaatcaatttgctgttgaaaaggaaattaaaatgctAAACCGATAATGGGGGAGGCCCACGCATTCCGGCAACGCAATGATGGCTCACTGAAGCGCTCAAAACGCAGGCAGTTTAATTGATATGAATGATCTATTCTTTGTttgcaaatattttgaaacaaaaaaaaatcctatcGAAAGCTAAAAGGCTCGAGTCGAGTGCAAACACCGCGGATGTTATAAATGGTGAATCAAAGATCCTACGGCTAGACCAGGAGACTAGAGGCCACACAAAACATATGTCCGATTCCGATTGAAAGCGGGTCCGTGTGTACGTGGCACGTACGCAGTTCAAATTTACCGATTTGTCGCCgagccgaggaggaggagggggcaGGGGATTGTATTACGCTGGACGAGTTAATTAATAACGAAATTAGCTCGACCCGGGGGTCACCCGGGGTATGGCTACGGGATCGCAGCTTGATTAGTCCGTTCGTTGGGAAATTAGTGAATATCGGATGGTGGAGCATCCGATTCCGTTCAGCATTGATTGCCGTTAGGTGCTTTACCGATCGGGGCCGTGTGTAGCCGAGCAGCGGGACAGTGCGCattagagtgtgtgtgtgtgtgtgtgtgtgtgtgtgtgtgtggggccaCCGCCATGTGGTGGAATCACTTGACTGCGGGAAagttggccggccggcagaagcacaatttgaatttcaaaataTATTGGTGTGCCAAACCCTTTTCTCCCGCAagtcttccttcctccctacAGACTATCCTTTTtagaggggttggggggggggggggttagagTTGATACGGGAAGGATAGCAGataggaaaaagttttccacactCCCGCAACACTCATGTGACATTCGTGTTTAAAGGGAATTTATGAGAAACGCTCGATGTTATTGAAGGTATAACTTATCGCGTTTGGGAgctttttcaatatttatcgAACGGCATCTCGAACGGCTTTAATTGCCACTTCCATGCCAAGGCACTCGAATTGATATCAAAGATCTGTACGTGGCCCTTCGAAAGTTGGTGTCCTTTTAAAATTACGATTAACCCAAGGAAACGTATCCACTCAGGAAACCTATTGTATAAAGGACTAGCTCAAAACAGAATGGTACCTTTATAAGGCTAGTACTTCCATATGCTTATAGACCCTTTCCAGAAAGGCGTAAAAGCTCGTGGCTGCGAGTGAGAAGAAATTCTACGAAGGATTTTCGATCCGGTATGGCATGCTGTGACGATGCGCAAATTCATAGCTTGATTCAAACAGAATCCAGAATCATGAAACATGttgtaacgtttgcattaaaaaaaggagacaaaatttgaatggtaataagaaaaaaactaagacagatattTGAGATCTgcaaactgcatttggaaggtacTTTTATCATTGTACTCGCAAAATTTGAAACCTCTATCAGTTGAACTCTAAAAGTGATGACGAAAATAGTGAACCTATTTCGTTCTGACATTTGCGCGTTTTAAAAATGGTAGTCCGCTACGCCGGAAATGGGCATCATATGGAACTTTGTAGATGTCGGAGACTTCTGTTTCGGCATCTAAAGCATCTTGGCACTAATGGACAACAATTAGAGTATCGAGAGATGGTTCGGTTTCGTACGGCCGATGCTCTGAGCaccaagaagctccaaaggatgctgaagaggaagactgacagaaaaatggctacacCGCTGCGTGCGATGGTCCGGGAGGTCGGTAGAACTAACCAAAAAATGTAGAAGTACCTGACAAACATAGAAATACATGTCAGAAGGCGAAAATGCCGTCCACTGGTCTCGGATCATCAGGTAATGTCATAGCGGCAGCAACTGAACAAGATCGTCAAACAGATGTTCTCGGTGAATCGCGAcgaggcggtggtgatgaaccGCGAGGCCTATCTTATCCAGGATCACATCCATTGGAAAGCCACTTCTTATTTTACTTCTTGTACGAAAAAAGTGAACTCCGGAGTGCAGTCCACCCACACACCAACTTCCCCAAGAAGGTAATGCTGTGGCAGGCAATCAATCGTTCGTCTTTAGATCCGGACTGGCCGTGAAATGGGATTTTTATAACAAAAAGGTGCCTGCTGGAAGTTGCGCCGTTCACCAAGGAACACTATAAGAACGAAAACCTACAGATCTGGCCGGGTCTGGTACTCGAAGTGATCGTCAGAGGAAATGGAGTGGTTAATATCAATATGGTACCCTAGGTGACGAACCCGCTCaacgtccaccagcagcatcccatcGAAAAATTCGGTGCAAACCTAAATTGtagcatctattgcaacaactttgtggtgaaaacggagaaggaatcaatcaaaaaaggacagaaatatctgaaaaacaaGTGTGCAAACGAgttttcgaccttcatgtcgaaaaatTCAGTTAACTACCGGATGGGGGCTCGGAATGGCGCAATCataattttgtgtgaaaaggtgataaaattacctttcaaatgcagtttacagatctcaattatctgtcttagtatttttcttatcaccattcaaattttgtctcttttttttaatgcaaatgttAGCTCCGGATTGGTTAAACATGTCAGCATGTATTTGTTTGTGTAGCTTGTCAT
This sequence is a window from Anopheles darlingi chromosome 3, idAnoDarlMG_H_01, whole genome shotgun sequence. Protein-coding genes within it:
- the LOC125957056 gene encoding nuclear transcription factor Y subunit gamma-like; this encodes MEGESSHNESASSSGKEKLSESQRKIQNFWPNIMLEMQQLRNVEPGNQLLPLARIKKVMKLDEDVKMISSDAPLLFAKAIEIFIHELTLRAWLHTEHNKRRTLQRSDIAMAITKYDQFDFLIDIVPREEIKLTKRSYDVRVSPSGGIENVQYFLQLPQHQEHQPEQDQEQNQEATQEQSQQQVVTATPVKAVAMTVMGSNSVTTTATAPKTITTATASAAAITANSSIVQLKQTNLQQTSKQQKPLQGLQAISFLNTSAMAGSSGSSSSSTTSSAATIPTINQPLQLVQHFITPSGEITQIPITIPQNQLNFIRTAVPMAGATGAAGTASVQPIFLPAATALQTPTFIHAPPGCMYFSASQLQQLQQQQQQQQQQQQQPQPQQQQQQHCRPT